Genomic segment of Pongo pygmaeus isolate AG05252 chromosome 1, NHGRI_mPonPyg2-v2.0_pri, whole genome shotgun sequence:
tgggggttgTCGCAGACGCCCTTCCTCTCACACCGAGTGGGTGCCCAACGCTGCCACCTGACTGGCCCCAGCATCCTGCCTGCCTGCATGCCTGCTCCAGAAGGGTCTCTTCTCTGCAGGGCCAGTCTTTGAACCAGGTGAGTCAGGTCTCTCTGTGGTGGTTCTGTCTCTGTCTTGACACCTCACCGTGGCCCTGGCTACCTCTCCAACTTCACCTCCTACCATGTTCCTCTAACCCACTCCTCATTGCTCCTGCGGCAGGGCCTCTACACTCCCTGCTCCTGCTGCCTAGTACGCTCTGAACAGACACCTACTTGTCTCTTTCACACCCAAAAGTCCTCAGATTCCCACTAAGATCTCTTTTCGGAAAGGCCTTGACTTCCCATCATGCAATTCCCCTGTCACTGCCTCCTTAGcctccttcattttcttcatagaaTGTGGGTATTTTAGTATTTGCTTTCATCTCTCCCCAGCACCCACAACATAAGCTCCTCAAGGACAAAGGCTGTGTTTCTCCCTGGCGTATTCCCAGCAGCAGGAACAgcacttggcacacagtaggtactgaCTGAGCACACAGCTGGGGAAGGAATGAAAGCCTAAGCACTGCTCCTACTTCACACctgaaatgtcacttcctcagaagcctccctccccactccccaccatgGAAATCGTCTCTCCCTTAGCATTATCATGTTAAAGCACTTACTAAAATAGACAATTACACATGTGTTTACATTGTAAAAGTTAACATCTGCCCAGCCTTCTGGACCAGGGTCAGCCACCCACAGCCTGAGGGCCGTCCCAAGCAGGTCTTTCGCTGGCAGTGACGAGACAGCTGCCAGTGCTCTGGGTTGCCGGCACATCCCCTTGGCCACTCCAGCAGCTATGAGACCCTCGGATGAGTCTCGTGGACTGACTGAGCTCACCTGGGTCACACGGCCAGTGGTAAACAGGGCTCTGATTGGCTGGGTCTGGATCACGTGCCCGCCCAGGAGGAATTGAGTGGTTCACAAGGAATGCTGGGTGCTATTACctggggaagggaaaagagatgtTGGGCCAACCTTGAAAAGTTTTTATCCAACGACTCTTTCCATAATGGAAAAAGGAACTGGTGTAAAAAATTCACCAGTAcagccaactttgtttttctttctttttctttcttttttttttttggagacagggtcttgctgtgacacccaggctggagtgcagtggtgtgatcacagctcattgcagccttgaccccctgggctcaagtgatcctctcacctcaggctcctaagtagctgggactacaagtgcgtgccaccatgcctggccaatttttgtatttttttgtagagatggagacttgctatgttgtccaggctggtcttgaactcctggcctcaagcaatcctcctggctcggtttcctgaagtgctgggattacaggcatgagccaccacacccagccctcattGGTATTTTTTAATAGCACATTAAAAACACACAGCTAATAAGCAGAGAAAATCACAAGCCTCTTAAATTCTGTTTGTATGCCTTTCCTCCTTGCTATATAAAATGTGTTCACTGTTCTTTTATTTCAGTGCTATATGGACAGTTAAGAGCTGCAGATGAAGGTGATACAGAATTTAATTTCACAAAAGAAATGAGagacaaaacaagaaacaatCAGTATTTGCTAAATGCCCTGTTTATTCTGCAAACAAGGCTTAGAAATGTATAGACACAATTTGTAGGCTGAGAAATCTCTGTGTAGTCGTGACCTCACAACTATACTTCTGCAAAAGCAGTAAGGACAGCGACTTCTGAACACATTAACCTACCACTGTTTTGTTTAGAGCGAACACAGTGAGAATGGATTCCTAACGGCCTGTTCCTCTAAGTGATCGTCGCAGTTTGCTGCTCTAGTCTTTAAGAACAAGTGGAGCCTTCACTTGAGCCGCCACCTCCTTGCCGTTCAGGGCTTCAACAATTGCAAGCGCAAACTCGAAGCTGGTCCCAGGCCCCCGGCTTGTAAGAATCAGGCCGTCCTTTTCCACACGATTCTCAGAGTAGGTGTAATGACCTGCAAAGTCGAAACAGAAAAGGTGACATCCTAATGGGCTATGTGACAAGAAAGACGATTACTTACCAATTAAATTCACTATTACAGCATATAAACCCAACACTGTAGCTAACCATTCAAAAACATTTACTAGGCACTCCAAGCTCTTAGAAGCCCActacaaaagtatttttaaaactgtgcaGAGCAAAGGGTGACAGAAACCACTGTTAGAATGAAACAAATATGCGTAAGTTAAATGCAGCTGCTAAGACTTTAAGTGTTGGGGGAGACGTCGGTGAATGACAGTTACTCACATCACTATTTTACAACAAAGCTCAAGTGTCAATTCTGAAGTGCCGGGGAAGGGTGAAGGGATGCGGCAGCACTGAAGGCAGAAGCCACCCCGATCAACGTGGCGGCACGCACACCCTCTGATGCCTCAAAACAACCACAGCACAATGTAATGGAGGCAGGTATGCATGTGAGTGTGCGTGTGCAGGTAGAAACCACATTCACTCTCAAGGACTACTTTCCTTCTGCATCCCCACACCTCCAGGCCCGCCGGTTGGCTATTTCTTGGCAAATATAATATCAAAACTGGGACTCTTAAGCATGGATGCCCTGAGCTCTGCCCCTCCACAGCAGGTAGTTACCAGCCTCTCCACTGCACACAGAGCCTaacctccctccccacacccatCCCTATCACTCTCCCACCTGGAGCTTCCCTTACTGAATACAACAGGTTCTCTCCTGCTCCAGGAAGAACTCAAGGGCTGCTCCCTCCACCCAGAGACCAGCTCTTCCCAGTTCCTTGCTCCTTCAGTTTCAGCATCAACAAAAACCCCTCAGAGAGGGTATCTGtgaccacccccacctccccaaaTTTAGGTTCCTCTGTTGACTATCACCGCATTCTATTTACTGCCCTCGCAGCATTGATACAATCTATCACAATCTATGAACATTTCATTTCCTTGTTTACTGTTCACTCTTTAAAAAGGCTGGGTCTTCATCAGTCCCTGTCTGACCAATGATATCCATGGCACACAGGAGGCACCCCTGAAGTGTGAGGTCAAAGGCACCAAACACCATTCTTGACTCGATCTCCTTTCTCGCCTGTCCCCTGCTTTAAAGGGGAAGGATCTCTGCATGATTACAGCTCTCCCTTCCGGCACCCCTTCAAGCCATGCCCAGCACCCAAAAGCTAACTGTCCAGAGTGCAAAGCAGGGCATAGCCAGTTCCCCATGGAAAGCCCTTGCCAACTCTCTCCAGCACCTGAAGGTCACGCTGAACTCCATGTCACGGGGCCTGGAGCCCTCTGCGATCTGGCCTTTGCACAGAGACTGGGCTGGGACCAGAAGGGAGATGGAAAGGAACCTGCTGTCTGGGTAGGAGCTGGTGGTGTCTGCACTAGGCTGGTGACAGTGATCCAGAGGAAATGGAGGTTTGCAATGAAGTCCTAGGTGAGGAGGCTTCAAGGATGACTCCCAGCTGCCTGTCCCAGGTGACTGGATGATGGTGACACCACTCAGTgatgtggggacacagaacagATTTAGCGGAGGGGGAAGTGACAAAGCTCCTCTGTGAACTCCTGCTCTCTCCTGATGTACCAGCCATGCAGGCAGGCGGGTGGCTCTGGTCACCACAGCTCAGTGCAGACCTGAGAACACCCTGAGGGCAcagctttctcttcttccttcttctgttCCCAGTGCCAGGCACTAAGGAGGAGCTTAGGAAACGTCTGTTCAATGAACACGCAGAAAAATTCATCCGAAAACCTCCCTTCAAACAGAAGCACAGTGCTTCTGCTGTATTAATGAGCTTCTGAAACCACACagtgttcatttcttttccaagGAGATTAACAATACCTATAGGAACTTGTCTTACTGTCATTAGAAACCAAGCCACCGCTGGTCGAAGGCAGCGAGTTATCTCAATTGATCGTTCATAGGCAGTTACTCCTTGTTCTACTCTATCTCCTCTTCTCACTACTGTGCTTGACTGatctaaaaaatgttaaaaatcaggTCACCcaccaaaataaatgaatagagtACATAAAAAATTTCCAATTTAACTATTGTAGAGAAAAAGAGGATCCCTAGTTTGAGGGGAAAAGGTTTATCATAATCTGGCCTCATTTACTGATGGTTAAACCAGGCCAAGACCATTTCAAATGCTAACCTAGAAACTGGCTGGGCTAGGTCTTCCAGAGCGACGGTGAGATGCACAGCTGAGAGTGGGACAAGGTGAGGCACAACTGTAAATGGTTCACTGAACAGTATCTTTGTGGCTAAAACAGTGCAAACAGGGCTTAAACTGGTTAAATATGCTTAAAGGTTCTACGGTTCTTGTTAGACTTTTAACCAGGAAAAGCAAAAGGTTTAAGGTTACCAACTGCCTCCACCTAGTGGCGAAGACAGAACATGCACCCCGTCAGCACCAGGAAGGTAGAAGGCACTGTGCGAACTTGAGGCTGGGATTGTGACCCTATAGCGAATTCAGATTTTATACTTCCCGTTCCAACCAGCAGAAGgcactgatttttatttctttatttttttaaaccagacTCCAAGTCTTAAAGTCTCTTCAGAGAAAAAGCAATGGgaagccggacgtggtggctcatgcctgtaattccaacactgggacgccaaggcgggtggatcacctgaggtcaggatttcaagaccagcctgaccaacatggtgaaactccgtctctactaaaaaaaaaaaacaaaacaaaaaacaaaaattagctgggcttggcggccagtacctgtaatcccagctcctcaggaggctgagacaggagaatcgctttaacccgggaggtggcgtgcagtgagccgagatgcatcaccgcacttcagcctaggtgagagagcaagactccgtctcaaaaaaaaaaaaaaaaaaaaaaaaaaggtggggtggggggccgggcacggtggctcatgcctgtaatcccagcacatggggaggccgaggagggcagatcacaaggtcaggagatcgagaccatcctggctaacacgatgaaaccctgtctctactaaaaatacaaaaaataagccaggcgtggtggcaggcgcctgtagtcccagctacttgggaggctgaggcaggagaatggcgtgaacctgggaggcggagcttgcagtgagcgcaaatcgtgccactgcactccagcctggatgacagagcgagactctgtctcaaaaaaaaaaaaaaagacaatgggaGGGCTCAGGACACAGGTCAGCAACGACAAGCCTGAGGGCCGAGGCCAGGTTGCTGCCTGTTTTTGCAAATGCAGCTTCACTGGCACAAAGCCACCCTGCGTGTTTAGTACTGTCTGTAGCTATTGTGGAGCTGCAACAGTTGAGTAGCTGCCAGAGAGCTGAAGTCCTAGAAAGCCTGcaatatttactacctggcctTTGGGGAGCAGTCGGTTGACCCCTGAGCAGagttctgggttcaaatcccaggtcTGCCATTTAGTGGCTGTCTGACCTCTCAAAGCTTCactttttggtaaaatgagaaTGACACCAACCTAGCAAACAAACAGTACTCAGCAGTGGTGGCATGCAGTGGCGTTACAGAGGCTAGGTGAGGGCAGTCTTTTCACCAACAATCCTGAAGCAGGTTTATCCTCAGGCAacggatgaggaaacaggctcagagaaactAAGGAAAGTTCCCACAGTGAGTGGGGAAGCTGAGGGCCACCCCACGATGCCAGGCTCCAGAGACCCTGCTCTTCAGTGCTCAGGTATGGGACCAGGCATGCAGATGCCATCAAACAGTGGACAAATGAGAAACGGAATCACACATTAGTTATAAccaacttattctaaaatcggaGGAATTAAAAGATTATGGGGACTGGGgctggtagcacacacctgtaattccaacactttgggagaccaaggtgggagggtcatttgagcccaggagtttaagtaccccctgggcaacatagtgagaccctgaatctatcaaaaaaaaaaacaaaaaaaagaaaaaagactatgGCCTTCAGATGGGATTGCTTATCTGAAGTTCACAATGAGGACAAGGGCCTCACCCAGAGCAGACCCCCAGGTGATGACTGCAGCCCTACCTCTCAAAGTGTCCTGAAAGGATAGACATTTCAAGTATCCATTTCTTATAATAGAGGTTATTGACTAAATCCAACACCTGGTAACTTAAATGTGTGTGGGAGCCTTTCGCTACCACAGagcaggggaggggcaggaaggCAAAACTGGATGCAAGGCAGAGGGCTGGGCTTGAGCTCTGGCCTCAGTCTCTCCTTGTTTGTGAAGCCAGGATGATGCCACCTGCCTTGCTGGGCACTGGGGACCAGGAAGCTCCACCAAGATAACGTAGGGGAACGTGCTTTGTAAACTCCGAGTATGAGCATCAACAATCTGATCTTTTTCTATGCCTGACCAACCTCAATGTTTTTGAGGCACTAAAGGAAAACAGATGCAACAGGCACACCTTCAGGTAGTGCAGGAGCGCGCTCCGCTTGAGTCTTCCCTCTGAAGACATCACAAAGGCAGCCCAGTTCTGTTCTTGCCATTTCTTTCAACCCTCTAAAATCCCTCCATGAgcttaaagtaaattaaattccTACATTTAAAATGCCCAGAAACCAGagacttttattaaaaagtaccaatttttttttttttttttgagatggagtctcactctgttgcccaggcgggagtgcagtggcgcgatctcagctcactgcaagctccacctcctgggttcacgccattctcctgcctcagcctcctgagtagctgggactacaggtgcccgccaccacgcccagctaatttttttagtatatttagtagagacgggatttcaccgtgttagccaggatggtctcaatctcctgacctcgtgatccaccccccaaccccggcctccccaagtgctgacattacaggtgtgagtcaccgtgcccggcaaaAAGTACCAATTTTCAAACAGATAGTTTTAATGATAACATAGTACCTTTCTAGCAACTAAAATAAAACCATgagcggggcacagtggctcacatctgtaatcctagtactttgggaggccaagccagaaggattgcttgaggccaggagttcaagaccagactgtaCAATAtagttagaccctgtctctacaaaaaaatttaaaaattagccaagtgtggtggctcatacccatagttccagctactcgggaggctgaggtgagaggattgcctgatcccaagaggtggaggttacaacgaactgagatcacaccactgcactcctgcctaagtgacagagcaagcctctgtctcaaatacattaaataaataaacaaaccatgGATTTTCAGGAAAACACTGCTCTGGATCAAATGTAACTGTATGTAGAATGTACAACAGCAAGAGAGAATCTCATGTAAACTGTGGACTCTGgatgatgatgtgtcaatgtgGGTGCAGATTCTGGTGCAGGATGTTGCTAGCAGGGGAGGCTATGCATGGCCAGGggcgggggagtggggagtgggtgaAGGTAGAtgggaatttggctgtgaacctaaaactgctctaaaaaaataaagtttagtaATTAAAAAACATGCAGCATAATGAAAAGTGCATCACTTTTCAAAGGGAGCTCAGATATGCTCACAACGGCATTCAAGGATGTTCATTACGGCATGGTTTAcaagggcaaaagcagaaaacCACCTTCGTGCCCACCCCCAGGAGAAGTTACATACAGCACGGCACATTCCAACACTGGACTAGCAGCTGTACTTAACAAGGATGAAGCAAATCTAAATCTACATGTGCTGTTAAAAGATAACATAAGATAtaacattaagttaaaaaaagcaAGCTGCAGAACAATACATTTAGTAGATCTCattttagttaaaataaaaaggataatgAGTATGTGATAGATAAAATTCTATAGGTAcacaagaaactttttttttttttttttttgatagggtcttgctttgtcctccaggctggagtgcagtggcgagatcacagctcaccacagctttgacctcccaggcttaaagcaatcatcccacctcagcctcctgagcagctgcaaCTACcagtgtgcatcaccatgcctggctaatcttttttgtatttttagtagagatggagtttaaccaagttgcccaggctggtctcgaactcctgggctcaagcaatccacccgcctcagcctcccaaagtactgggattacaggcggaagccactgcgcccagtctacAAGAAacttgtggtggcacatgcctgtaatcccagctactcgggagggtgaagcaggagaatcccttgaacccgggaggtggaggttgcagagagccgagatcgcgccactgcattccagcctgggcaacagagcgagagactccatctcaaaaaaaaaaacaaacaaacaaaaaaaaaacacaccaagcatatgggctgggtgcggtggctaacacctgtaatcccagcactctgggaggctgaggcaggcagatcacgaagtcaagagtttgaggccgggcgtggtggcatacacctgtaatcccagcactttcagaggctgaggcgggtggatcacaaggtcaggagttcaagaccagcatgaccaacatggagaaaccccgtctctactaaaaaatacaaaaattagccaggtgtggtggagcgcacctgtgatcccagctactcaggaggctgaggcagaagaatcacttgatcccaggaggcggaaggtgcagtgagcagagaacgcaccattgcactccagcctgggcaacagagcgagactgtctttaaaaaaaaaaaaaaaaaaaagagtttgagaccagcctgaccaacaaagtgaaactccatctctactaaaaatacaaaaattagctgggtgtgatggcatgcgcctgtaatcccagctactcaggaggctgagacagaagaatcacttgaacccgggaggcggaggttgcagtgagccaagatcacaccactgcactccagcctgggcaatggagcgagactccatctcaaacaaacaaacaaacaaacaaaaacaagcataTACTTACCTCCATTCATCATTTTGTCTTTAGCAAGAGGGTGTGTTGTAACTTTACTTCCAAACCCTATTTCATGAGCCAACAGAGCAGTAggacctaaatataaaaataaaaagatctaaGTGCGGATATAGAAAACCCCATGTTTAAAAAATCGCCaatagtgcctggcactgtggctcatgcctgtaatcccagcaactggggaggcctaggcagaaaaattgctcgagcccaggaattcaacatcagcctgggcaacacagaccccttctctaacaacaacaaaaactgcaaCAGCAAAGTATTCTTCAAAATCAAGAGGCTCTTACCAAACATACAGCTACGATTCTGAAATGAAACACTTCCTAGTATGAGAGATAAAGTATGTTTATAACAAACGATTTGCTGAGCACATCCGGCCAAAGCACAGAAACTCAAAATACTTCAATAACCATTTACTCAAGAAGATTTACCTTGATACCAGCAGAGTAtacacagataaacaaaatgtgctcaCCTCTctcaccttccccacccccagaaCAGGGACCACATATACCAGGAGTCCAAAGGAGGGGGAGGATCACTGGGGCGGGCTCAACTTCTTACCTCAATCTTAGTAAAAGGAAAAGATTTAGTTACATGCTAAAGGCAGCTGGTACTCTCTGAACTTCTGGATTTTATTGctcttttgtaattttattttctacttgaaAATGggaaattaggccgggcgcggtggctcatgcctgtaatcccagcactttgggaggccaaggcgggtggatcatgaggtcaggcgatcaagaccatcctggctaacacggtgaaaccctgtctctattaaaaatacaaaaaattagctgtgcgtggtggtgggcgcctgtagtcccagctactcaggaggctgaggcaggagaatgacgtgaacccgggaggcagagctttcggtaagccaagactgcgccactgcactccagcctgggcgacagagcgagactccgtctcaaaataaataaaaaataaataaataaaataggaaattaaCACTTattcatccacctatccatccaggTATGCCAGGTGGTAGGATTAAAATGGACAGCACACTGTCCTTGAAGGAGACACCCTGTGAAGTGCCTGGAAGTGTGAGATATAAAGGCACTAGCATCACATTATGAAAGCTACTTAAGCAAAGAACCACATGGAAGTGTCAGTTAATGAAGTCTTTCCAAATTGGCAGGTCCTAActtcagatttttatttaaatgtattcacTGAAAATGGCCAACTTCAGGGAGGGTCACAAGCATATTGCATATGTAATGGTCCTAAATAaggattaaaaacaaagattttataTACCTTTAATTGTTATTTCATCTTAAAGCTTTTTACAAAGTATTCATTCTACCTTTTTTCTCTAAGCTACACATACAAAAATTCTTTCTAAGGCCTCACATAACACTTAGAAGGATATGTTTCAGaacagcaccttgatcttggaaacACTTAGGGTGCCCTGGATGCCTAAGATCCTGTGGCACAGTTTGTACACTTTTAGTGTCA
This window contains:
- the PARK7 gene encoding Parkinson disease protein 7 isoform X2, whose amino-acid sequence is MASKRALVILAKGAEEMETVIPVDVMRRAGGPYDVVVLPGGNLGAQNLSESAAVKEILKEQENQKGLIAAICAGPTALLAHEIGFGSKVTTHPLAKDKMMNGGHYTYSENRVEKDGLILTSRGPGTSFEFALAIVEALNGKEVAAQVKAPLVLKD